In Treponema primitia ZAS-2, a genomic segment contains:
- a CDS encoding dihydroorotase — translation MILITGGRLIDPKSGTDDFLDIALEGGRIARIGKALPRTDCQVIDARGLIVVPGLVDVHVHFRDPGLTYKEDIQSGAAAAAHGGFTAVVCMANTKPPVDNAETLGEVLAKAARAKIRVYTVAAVSRGMEGRELTDMGALKKLGALGFSDDGFPIKDPAFLQKALLAVRELDVPISLHEEEGALIGLPGINEGKVSAALGLSGAPGVSESSIIARDCMIALATGARVHIQHVSAAESLDLIRLAKELGARRFPGSPPRISAELTPQHFSLTEDAVLAQGTLAKLNPPLRTEHDRQALIGGLKDGTIDMIATDHAPHSTEEKSRPFAEAPSGLIGLETALALGITKLVLPGHLSLLELIGKMTEAPAKLYGLEAGFLAEGGPADLTLFDDKETWTVSGFASKSSNSPFIGQPLTGKVKYTICRGKLVYQDGEV, via the coding sequence ATGATCCTAATTACCGGCGGCCGCCTGATCGATCCTAAATCCGGAACCGATGATTTTCTGGATATAGCCCTGGAGGGCGGCCGGATCGCCCGCATCGGCAAGGCACTTCCGCGAACTGACTGCCAAGTCATCGACGCCAGGGGTTTGATCGTGGTCCCCGGGCTGGTTGATGTGCATGTCCATTTCCGCGATCCCGGTTTAACTTATAAAGAAGATATTCAATCCGGCGCGGCCGCTGCGGCTCATGGCGGTTTTACTGCCGTGGTCTGCATGGCCAATACCAAGCCGCCGGTGGATAACGCCGAAACCCTGGGGGAAGTCCTGGCAAAGGCCGCAAGGGCTAAAATCCGGGTCTATACGGTGGCTGCGGTGAGCCGGGGCATGGAGGGCAGGGAATTGACCGATATGGGGGCCCTTAAAAAGCTCGGCGCCCTGGGGTTCAGCGATGACGGCTTTCCCATCAAAGACCCGGCGTTTCTGCAAAAAGCCCTGCTGGCGGTCCGGGAACTGGATGTCCCCATCAGCCTCCACGAAGAGGAAGGCGCCTTGATCGGCCTTCCCGGAATAAACGAAGGGAAGGTTTCTGCCGCCCTGGGCCTGAGCGGGGCTCCGGGGGTTTCGGAAAGCTCTATAATTGCCCGGGACTGTATGATTGCCCTGGCAACAGGCGCCCGGGTCCACATACAGCATGTCAGCGCCGCTGAATCCCTGGATCTGATTCGGCTGGCTAAAGAACTCGGCGCCCGGCGCTTTCCGGGAAGCCCCCCTCGGATCAGCGCCGAACTGACCCCCCAGCATTTTTCCCTCACCGAGGATGCGGTCCTGGCCCAGGGGACCCTGGCCAAGCTGAACCCGCCCCTGCGTACCGAACATGACCGCCAAGCCCTTATTGGGGGCCTCAAAGATGGAACCATCGACATGATAGCCACTGACCACGCCCCCCACAGTACCGAGGAAAAGTCCCGGCCCTTTGCGGAGGCCCCCAGCGGGCTCATCGGTCTGGAAACCGCCCTGGCTCTGGGTATCACGAAACTGGTCCTTCCGGGGCATCTGAGCCTGCTGGAACTTATCGGGAAAATGACCGAGGCCCCGGCAAAGCTCTACGGGCTTGAGGCCGGGTTTCTGGCGGAAGGGGGGCCGGCGGATCTTACCCTCTTTGATGATAAGGAAACTTGGACCGTTTCCGGGTTTGCCTCCAAGTCCTCAAACTCACCTTTTATTGGACAGCCTCTGACGGGGAAGGTTAAATATACTATCTGTAGAGGGAAACTTGTATATCAGGACGGGGAGGTCTAG
- a CDS encoding methionine ABC transporter permease: MDWNKFLPILKMLPQATWETVFMTLASAFFACLMGFPLGAFLYYASPVGLNPQGLLYNALSRIVNLFRSLPFIILMILLIPLTRLIIRTSIGPTAVIIPLSIAAAPFVARIAEAALSEVDSGVLVAARAMGSTNIQIIRKVLIPEAMPALISGLALSIINLIGYSAMAGAIGGGGLGDLAIRYGYYRFRTDVTIAAVIIILILVEIVQLAGTAVSRSLLSKR, translated from the coding sequence ATGGATTGGAATAAATTTTTACCCATTCTAAAGATGCTTCCCCAGGCAACCTGGGAAACGGTCTTTATGACCCTGGCTTCGGCCTTTTTTGCCTGCCTCATGGGCTTTCCCTTGGGGGCCTTCCTCTATTATGCCTCCCCAGTAGGGCTTAACCCCCAGGGGCTGCTCTACAATGCCCTTTCCCGAATCGTGAACCTGTTCCGTTCCCTCCCCTTCATCATCCTGATGATCCTGCTGATCCCCCTGACCCGGTTGATCATCCGAACCAGTATCGGGCCTACGGCGGTGATCATCCCCCTGTCTATTGCGGCGGCCCCCTTTGTGGCCCGTATCGCTGAGGCTGCTTTATCAGAGGTGGATAGCGGCGTACTGGTGGCAGCCCGGGCCATGGGGTCCACCAATATACAGATCATCCGGAAGGTGCTAATCCCCGAAGCTATGCCCGCCCTAATTTCCGGCCTGGCCCTGTCCATCATCAACCTGATCGGTTATTCCGCCATGGCAGGCGCCATAGGCGGCGGCGGGCTGGGCGATCTGGCCATACGGTACGGCTACTACCGGTTCAGAACCGATGTGACCATTGCGGCGGTGATCATCATCCTGATCCTGGTAGAAATTGTACAGCTTGCAGGAACTGCGGTAAGCCGAAGTTTGTTGTCAAAACGGTAA
- a CDS encoding lipoprotein, translating to MKSKLFVWTLFTLAATVTLALTGCVSTENTNTGHFGEHIRTPVKDFQPMGLVFTETRLATYDSVTANGQIFTYQALLKQAQELGADAIINVSIDKRSQVTTLPGSTVPLPNSHVTTWYGSALAIKYTDTLTETGSVTVTADGATATTVTTSVYFNDGGPIYAGSTAAEQSAGEQAPAPKKGIRQ from the coding sequence ATGAAAAGCAAATTGTTTGTTTGGACATTGTTTACCCTGGCTGCCACTGTAACTTTGGCGCTTACCGGATGTGTCAGCACTGAGAATACGAATACCGGCCATTTTGGCGAGCATATCCGTACTCCTGTAAAAGATTTTCAACCTATGGGGCTTGTATTTACCGAAACCCGGCTTGCGACTTACGACAGCGTGACTGCCAACGGCCAGATATTCACCTACCAGGCATTGCTGAAACAAGCGCAAGAGCTTGGGGCGGACGCTATTATCAATGTGTCAATTGACAAAAGGAGTCAAGTTACGACGCTTCCCGGCAGCACTGTTCCCCTGCCCAATAGCCATGTTACAACATGGTATGGTTCGGCGCTTGCCATTAAATATACGGACACATTAACGGAAACCGGAAGCGTAACGGTAACAGCCGATGGCGCCACCGCTACTACCGTAACAACATCGGTATATTTTAACGATGGCGGTCCTATATACGCCGGCAGTACGGCGGCGGAACAATCTGCTGGGGAGCAAGCGCCGGCGCCCAAAAAAGGCATAAGGCAATGA
- a CDS encoding methionine ABC transporter ATP-binding protein, translating to MIVLRGVSKRYADVTAVENVDLTIPGGSIYGIIGRSGAGKSSLLRVMSLLETPDAGEVLFGDERVDTLKGRDLLERRRRMGMIFQNFNLLGSRNVTGNIAYPLEISGLHKKQILERVDELLELVDIKDKRKARLRELSGGQKQRVAIARALAAKPDVLFCDEATSALDPQTTRSILALIRELHEKLGLSVVMITHQMEVIRGVCQEVAVMDGGHIVETGTVQVVFDTPATQAAKELIHGLE from the coding sequence ATGATAGTTCTTAGGGGTGTGTCAAAACGATATGCCGACGTAACCGCTGTTGAGAATGTGGATTTGACTATCCCCGGGGGAAGCATTTACGGGATCATCGGCAGGAGCGGGGCCGGGAAATCATCCCTGCTCCGGGTGATGAGCTTGCTGGAGACGCCGGACGCCGGGGAGGTGCTTTTCGGGGATGAACGGGTGGATACCCTGAAGGGCCGGGACCTGTTGGAACGGCGGCGGCGCATGGGCATGATTTTTCAGAATTTTAACCTCCTGGGGTCCCGGAATGTGACAGGCAATATTGCCTACCCCCTGGAAATTTCAGGGCTGCACAAAAAACAGATCCTGGAACGGGTAGACGAACTGTTAGAACTGGTGGATATCAAGGATAAGCGTAAGGCGCGGCTCCGGGAACTTTCCGGGGGGCAGAAGCAGCGGGTGGCCATTGCCCGGGCCCTGGCAGCAAAGCCGGATGTGCTGTTCTGCGACGAGGCAACCAGCGCCCTGGACCCCCAGACGACCCGGTCCATACTGGCCCTTATCCGGGAACTCCATGAAAAGCTGGGGCTTTCGGTGGTGATGATCACCCACCAGATGGAAGTTATCCGGGGGGTGTGCCAGGAGGTGGCGGTGATGGATGGTGGGCATATTGTGGAGACCGGTACGGTGCAGGTGGTGTTTGATACCCCCGCGACCCAGGCGGCAAAGGAGCTGATCCATGGATTGGAATAA
- a CDS encoding HD domain-containing phosphohydrolase produces METKRHVIMLVDDNLTNLSIGKDMLKEHYDVFPIPSAEKLFAILGKVKPDLILLDVEMPGMDGYETIKKLKSDTETKDIPVIFLTAKSDTGSELEGLSLGAIDYVFKPFSPPLLIKRIENHLLLQSQQAELKDFNDNLQEMVRKRTEQVFDLQNAVLASVAELVEFRDDVTGGHIMRTQRYLKLLMEKILEKRVYWEETSTWNQEFLIPSAQLHDVGKIGISDTILNKPGKLTSEEFEIMKKHAEIGERAIEGIMKTTKEHDFLIHAKIFAGAHHEKWDGSGYPRGLKGEAIPLQGRIMAIADVYDALIALRPYKAPMSTEQANSIIMEGRGVHFDPVLVDLFGSLKDKFAEVAEKNRGGEA; encoded by the coding sequence ATGGAAACTAAACGGCATGTCATCATGCTGGTGGATGACAATTTGACAAACCTCTCCATTGGGAAGGATATGCTCAAAGAGCACTACGACGTGTTCCCTATCCCCTCTGCAGAAAAACTGTTCGCTATCCTTGGGAAGGTTAAGCCTGATCTTATCCTCCTGGACGTGGAAATGCCGGGTATGGACGGTTATGAGACTATAAAAAAACTTAAAAGCGATACCGAAACAAAAGACATTCCGGTAATCTTCCTCACTGCAAAAAGCGATACAGGCAGCGAGTTGGAGGGGCTCTCCCTGGGCGCCATAGATTATGTGTTCAAACCTTTCTCCCCTCCCCTGCTGATCAAGCGCATAGAAAACCACCTGCTCCTGCAATCCCAGCAGGCAGAGTTGAAGGACTTTAACGACAACCTCCAGGAGATGGTCCGCAAACGGACCGAACAGGTATTTGATCTGCAGAACGCCGTCCTTGCCTCGGTGGCGGAACTGGTTGAATTTCGGGACGACGTGACCGGAGGGCATATAATGCGGACCCAGCGTTACCTGAAGCTCCTGATGGAGAAAATACTGGAAAAGCGGGTCTACTGGGAGGAAACCTCAACATGGAACCAGGAATTTCTCATCCCCTCGGCCCAGCTTCACGATGTGGGCAAGATCGGAATCAGTGATACTATTTTGAACAAGCCCGGCAAGCTGACATCGGAAGAATTTGAGATAATGAAGAAGCATGCTGAAATCGGGGAACGGGCCATTGAGGGGATCATGAAAACAACCAAGGAACATGACTTCCTCATTCACGCAAAGATATTCGCTGGAGCTCACCATGAAAAATGGGACGGCTCAGGCTATCCCCGGGGCCTTAAGGGCGAAGCCATCCCCCTCCAGGGCCGGATCATGGCCATTGCGGATGTTTATGACGCCCTCATTGCCCTGCGCCCCTACAAGGCCCCCATGAGTACCGAGCAGGCCAACAGCATCATTATGGAGGGCAGGGGGGTACACTTCGATCCGGTCCTGGTTGATTTGTTTGGGTCCCTGAAGGATAAGTTTGCCGAAGTGGCGGAGAAAAACCGGGGCGGGGAAGCTTGA
- a CDS encoding dihydroorotate dehydrogenase electron transfer subunit, which yields MAQVISNRALPGGFYLLEADISGGAGSSDNFNQKVVVQNDNYLQKVDDQYVNFSHSAPEFRSGQFCMLRAWDTVPVLSRPISVFDAQGPRVSFLYKTLGQGTVLFSRLKPGDALSIQGPLGRGFPELSGRIAMVGGGAGIAPFYLGARQFRAAGCTVDLYLGFSGEPFLAEEYRGLANRVTVNVGGFITDAIDPAEYDFVFTCGPEIMMRVLYDKCKKAGVEDRLSVSLESRMACGVGACFGCSRKTTRGNKKVCKDGPVFPAADVFATGDVPARIGGEI from the coding sequence GTGGCACAGGTGATTTCTAACCGGGCTTTACCGGGCGGGTTTTACCTGCTTGAGGCGGATATATCCGGCGGTGCTGGTAGTAGTGATAATTTTAATCAAAAAGTAGTTGTACAAAATGACAACTATCTACAAAAAGTAGATGATCAATACGTCAACTTTTCCCATTCGGCACCGGAGTTTCGGTCCGGGCAGTTCTGTATGCTCCGCGCTTGGGATACGGTGCCGGTGCTTTCCCGGCCTATCAGCGTGTTTGACGCCCAGGGGCCGAGGGTTTCCTTTTTGTATAAAACCCTGGGGCAGGGGACGGTTCTCTTTTCCCGGCTCAAGCCCGGAGACGCCCTCTCCATCCAGGGGCCCTTGGGGAGGGGGTTCCCTGAACTGTCCGGGCGTATCGCCATGGTGGGGGGCGGCGCGGGGATCGCCCCCTTCTACCTGGGGGCCAGGCAGTTTAGGGCTGCGGGCTGTACGGTGGACCTTTATCTGGGCTTCAGCGGCGAACCCTTTCTGGCTGAGGAATACCGGGGCCTGGCAAACCGGGTTACCGTGAACGTCGGGGGCTTTATCACCGATGCGATTGACCCGGCGGAATACGACTTTGTTTTCACTTGTGGCCCGGAGATCATGATGAGGGTCCTCTATGATAAGTGCAAAAAAGCCGGGGTTGAGGACAGGCTTTCCGTGTCCCTGGAGAGCCGTATGGCCTGCGGGGTGGGAGCCTGTTTTGGGTGCAGCAGAAAAACTACCCGGGGGAACAAAAAGGTCTGCAAGGACGGGCCGGTGTTCCCCGCAGCGGATGTGTTCGCCACAGGGGATGTTCCTGCCCGGATAGGGGGCGAGATATGA
- a CDS encoding aspartate carbamoyltransferase regulatory subunit: MLNIAKIKNGIVIDHIKAGQGIRIFNWLGLGKAPYNVAFVVNASSKHMELKDIIKIDNTIAINYELLGLIDPDITINIIENEIITEKIKLQLPQRVEDIILCKNPRCVTSTETYVPHIFHLEDPALGTYRCEYCDEIRSAGDFR, from the coding sequence ATGCTTAACATTGCGAAAATAAAGAATGGTATCGTGATCGATCATATAAAAGCAGGCCAGGGCATCAGGATTTTTAACTGGCTGGGCCTGGGCAAGGCGCCTTATAATGTGGCCTTTGTGGTAAACGCCAGTTCCAAACACATGGAGTTGAAGGACATTATTAAAATCGATAACACCATTGCTATCAATTATGAATTGCTGGGGCTCATCGATCCGGATATTACCATTAATATTATTGAGAATGAGATAATCACCGAAAAGATAAAGCTCCAGCTTCCCCAGCGGGTAGAAGATATCATCCTGTGCAAAAATCCCCGCTGCGTTACCTCCACGGAAACCTATGTGCCCCACATCTTCCACCTGGAGGACCCGGCCCTGGGAACCTACCGCTGTGAATACTGCGACGAGATACGCTCCGCCGGGGATTTCCGGTAA
- the pyrB gene encoding aspartate carbamoyltransferase yields the protein MLKGRHLIEPGDFTIEELDGLFSLAERIEADPAYLRESCRGKLLATLFFEPSTRTRLSFEAAMLRLGGSCLGFAEPGSSSAVKGESLADTIRTVACYADAIVMRNPKEGAALVASRCSEIPVVNAGDGGHHHPTQTLTDLLTIRRLRGGFNGLTVGFCGDLKFGRTVHSLAMALARYAGIRMIFISPPELSAPEYITRGALAKAGVEYQETDRLEKVMPSLDVLYMTRVQRERFFNEEDYIRLKDSYILTAEKMEAAKKDMIILHPLPRVNEISLEVDADPRAAYFKQAKYGMYVRMALLSSVLGVL from the coding sequence ATGTTAAAGGGACGACATCTGATTGAGCCGGGGGATTTTACCATTGAGGAGCTGGATGGGCTGTTTAGCCTGGCGGAGCGGATCGAGGCGGACCCGGCCTATCTAAGGGAGAGCTGCCGGGGCAAACTGCTGGCGACCCTGTTTTTTGAGCCCAGTACCCGGACCCGCTTGAGTTTCGAGGCGGCTATGCTACGCCTGGGGGGGAGCTGCCTGGGCTTTGCCGAGCCGGGATCCAGTTCTGCGGTCAAGGGGGAGAGCCTGGCGGATACCATACGCACCGTGGCCTGCTATGCGGACGCCATCGTCATGCGGAACCCTAAGGAGGGGGCGGCCCTGGTGGCTTCCCGGTGCTCGGAGATACCGGTGGTCAATGCCGGCGACGGGGGGCACCATCACCCCACCCAGACTTTGACAGACCTGTTGACCATACGGCGGCTCCGGGGGGGCTTTAACGGGCTGACCGTGGGCTTCTGCGGGGACCTCAAGTTTGGCCGCACGGTCCATTCCCTGGCCATGGCCCTGGCGCGGTATGCGGGGATACGGATGATCTTCATCTCCCCGCCGGAACTTTCGGCGCCGGAATATATCACCCGGGGGGCCTTGGCAAAGGCCGGGGTGGAGTATCAGGAAACAGACCGGCTGGAAAAAGTGATGCCCAGCCTGGATGTGCTCTACATGACCCGGGTCCAGCGGGAGCGCTTCTTTAACGAGGAAGACTATATTCGCCTCAAGGACAGTTATATTCTCACCGCAGAAAAGATGGAGGCCGCCAAAAAGGATATGATCATCCTCCACCCCCTGCCCAGGGTCAATGAGATTTCCCTGGAAGTGGACGCCGACCCCCGGGCCGCTTACTTTAAGCAGGCCAAGTACGGCATGTACGTGCGCATGGCCCTGTTATCATCAGTATTAGGAGTTTTGTAA
- a CDS encoding dihydroorotate dehydrogenase, with protein sequence MKPSLETDFAGVSLKNPLVLASGTCGFGREFDEIFEISRLGGICSKGLTLKARPGNEGIRIWETSAGVMNSVGLENPGVPGFIAEEYPLMRRLGPAVIVNLGGHSIDDYLQGVELLNAVEFDILELNISCPNVKAGGMAFGVKTEIARDVVRRVRSICKHRLMVKLSPNAEDIVALARCCQEEGADGVSLVNTFLAMAIDVQKRKPVFENTYAGLSGPAIKPIALRMVHQVAKVLTIPVMGVGGITTWQDAAEFIMAGARAVQIGTASFINPAISLEILEGLESWMESQGIADINEIRGIV encoded by the coding sequence ATGAAGCCTTCTTTAGAAACCGATTTTGCCGGGGTCTCCCTGAAAAACCCCCTGGTCCTGGCCTCGGGAACCTGCGGCTTCGGCAGGGAATTTGATGAAATTTTTGAGATAAGCCGCTTGGGGGGCATCTGCTCCAAGGGGCTCACTCTGAAGGCCAGGCCGGGCAATGAGGGCATACGGATCTGGGAGACCAGCGCGGGGGTCATGAACAGCGTGGGCCTGGAAAACCCCGGGGTCCCGGGCTTTATCGCAGAAGAGTACCCCCTGATGCGGCGCTTGGGGCCGGCAGTGATCGTGAACCTTGGGGGGCACAGCATTGATGATTACCTACAGGGGGTGGAACTCCTTAACGCCGTGGAATTTGATATCCTGGAACTGAATATCTCCTGCCCTAATGTTAAAGCTGGGGGTATGGCCTTTGGGGTTAAAACTGAAATTGCCCGGGATGTGGTGCGCCGGGTCCGCAGTATTTGTAAGCACAGACTTATGGTCAAGCTTTCCCCCAATGCAGAGGACATAGTTGCCCTGGCCCGGTGCTGCCAGGAGGAGGGGGCCGACGGGGTTTCCCTGGTGAACACCTTTCTTGCCATGGCTATTGATGTTCAAAAACGAAAGCCGGTCTTTGAGAATACCTATGCAGGGCTTTCCGGCCCGGCTATAAAGCCCATTGCCCTGCGCATGGTACACCAGGTTGCCAAGGTCCTCACTATTCCTGTGATGGGGGTCGGAGGCATCACCACCTGGCAGGATGCGGCAGAATTTATCATGGCCGGGGCAAGGGCGGTACAGATAGGGACCGCTAGTTTTATTAACCCCGCCATATCCCTGGAGATACTGGAGGGCCTGGAATCCTGGATGGAGTCCCAGGGGATCGCGGATATTAATGAGATACGGGGTATTGTGTAG
- a CDS encoding ATP-binding protein gives MVGTILIFFLFIVIFFAIAYILALLWFTDKRNRRMKGLFALGASTALWLFFNAIDIVTRGELFPFVFTLRSIALAVNPYCVLWFARGLTDIKLFKSKPVSRLNFLVPVIDCIVILTNPLHWRYYGNYDYPRPEYAGGFWIHYAFMALAWVVGISLLLHNVVKTAPKASHKLLLTLATVAPLILNILFTGRIFGMNYDIVPLSYFVMFIAFALLSNPMEQFSIQTMAISNILSSHTDFYLVINSNNAVIDTNMTHERLSVPIELVPGKIDTASVISQIYPLTVNMEPATFFTDLTDFSKPFQGGEITIRTPKGDRTFTTSREELYEGKRFYGYTMIFSDVSAYRFMIKEINEQKVRLEELKKAAEAASEAKSSFLANMSHEMRTPMNAIIGLSELELDKETDEINTEARENLEKIYSSGVTLLGIINDILDISKIESGRFELVPVEYDIPSLINDTITLNIVRIGSKPIILKLDIDETLPGKLLGDELRIKQIFNNLLSNAFKYTTEGSVTLGISSEREGDFVRLKVKVKDTGIGIKHEDIEKLFHDYQQVDTKSNRKIEGTGLGLSITKRMIEMMGGTITVESEYGKGSTFSLTLLQGFVSETPIGQIVAGRLRDFKYSVSRHERNKNLIRAYIPYAKVLVVDDVATNLDVAKGMLKPYGMTVDCVSSGPKAIDLIRAGELRYNAIFMDHMMPDMDGIEATRIIRSEIDGEYAKTVPIIALTANAIMGNEEMFLSNGFQAFLSKPIDIMRLNEVINHWVRDKDKEKELRLEQGEPATAPEPTVGNTANPAAKLLADKNIPGLDIDKAIERFGGEEGYIETLRSYAVHTPALLDTLRIPGALGDYAITVHGIKGSSYGICADPLGKLAEELELAAKAGDKNFVETHTETFIHQGETLIRDLNALLQALGEENKKPLKPEPDQNVLDRIREAAENYNIGALDNALEELEQYSYESDQDLVPWLREQSNQSEFETIKKRLEKQKEDNNGN, from the coding sequence ATGGTTGGAACGATACTGATTTTCTTTCTTTTCATTGTCATATTTTTTGCTATAGCCTACATACTCGCCTTACTGTGGTTTACGGATAAACGGAACCGCCGGATGAAGGGGCTCTTTGCCCTGGGGGCTTCCACCGCCCTGTGGCTCTTTTTCAATGCCATAGACATTGTTACCAGAGGCGAACTGTTTCCTTTTGTGTTTACCCTGCGATCTATAGCCCTGGCGGTGAACCCCTACTGCGTGCTCTGGTTTGCCCGGGGCCTCACGGACATCAAATTGTTCAAATCAAAGCCCGTCTCCAGGCTGAACTTCCTGGTGCCGGTCATAGATTGTATCGTTATCCTTACCAATCCCCTGCATTGGCGGTACTACGGTAACTACGATTATCCCCGGCCGGAATACGCCGGGGGCTTCTGGATACACTACGCCTTCATGGCCCTGGCCTGGGTCGTGGGGATAAGCCTCCTGCTCCACAATGTTGTAAAGACGGCTCCCAAGGCCTCCCATAAGCTGCTTCTGACCCTGGCGACAGTTGCTCCCCTGATCCTCAATATATTGTTTACCGGGCGCATCTTTGGGATGAATTACGACATAGTCCCCTTAAGCTACTTCGTTATGTTTATCGCCTTTGCCCTGCTCTCCAACCCCATGGAACAGTTCAGCATTCAAACCATGGCTATCAGCAATATCCTTTCCTCCCACACGGATTTCTACCTGGTTATAAACAGTAATAATGCGGTCATCGACACCAACATGACCCATGAACGGCTTTCGGTGCCCATAGAATTAGTACCCGGAAAAATCGACACAGCATCGGTGATCAGCCAGATATACCCTCTTACGGTAAACATGGAGCCCGCTACTTTTTTTACGGATCTGACGGATTTTTCAAAACCTTTCCAGGGCGGCGAAATAACTATTCGCACCCCCAAGGGGGACCGTACCTTTACTACCAGCCGCGAGGAACTATACGAGGGAAAACGTTTCTACGGGTACACCATGATCTTCTCTGATGTCAGCGCCTACCGCTTTATGATAAAGGAAATAAATGAGCAAAAAGTGCGGCTTGAGGAACTGAAGAAAGCCGCAGAAGCCGCATCGGAAGCAAAGAGCAGCTTTCTTGCCAACATGAGCCATGAAATGCGTACCCCCATGAACGCCATCATCGGCCTTTCGGAACTGGAATTGGATAAAGAAACAGATGAGATAAATACCGAAGCCCGTGAAAACCTTGAAAAAATTTACAGCTCCGGTGTGACCCTCCTGGGGATCATCAACGATATCCTGGATATTTCCAAAATCGAATCGGGCCGCTTTGAGCTTGTCCCGGTGGAATATGATATCCCCAGCCTTATCAACGATACTATCACTTTGAACATTGTCCGCATCGGCAGCAAGCCCATCATCCTCAAACTGGACATTGATGAAACCCTGCCCGGCAAACTTCTCGGGGACGAGCTGCGGATCAAGCAAATCTTCAACAACCTTCTGAGCAACGCCTTTAAGTATACCACCGAAGGGTCCGTAACCCTGGGAATCTCCAGTGAACGGGAGGGGGATTTTGTCCGGCTTAAGGTAAAGGTCAAGGACACCGGGATAGGCATAAAGCATGAAGATATAGAAAAGCTTTTCCATGACTATCAGCAGGTTGACACCAAAAGTAACCGTAAGATTGAAGGGACCGGGCTTGGGCTTTCCATCACCAAACGGATGATAGAAATGATGGGCGGTACTATTACTGTGGAAAGCGAATATGGTAAGGGCAGCACCTTCTCCCTTACGCTTCTTCAGGGATTTGTAAGCGAAACCCCCATAGGCCAGATCGTGGCAGGCCGCCTGCGGGACTTCAAATACTCCGTAAGCCGGCATGAACGGAACAAGAACCTGATCCGGGCCTACATTCCCTACGCCAAGGTCCTGGTAGTGGACGATGTGGCCACCAACCTGGATGTTGCCAAGGGTATGCTTAAGCCCTACGGAATGACCGTAGACTGCGTTTCAAGCGGCCCAAAGGCCATTGACCTGATCCGTGCCGGGGAGCTCCGGTACAACGCCATTTTCATGGATCACATGATGCCCGACATGGACGGCATTGAAGCAACCCGGATCATTCGCAGCGAAATAGACGGCGAATACGCCAAAACCGTGCCCATCATCGCCTTAACCGCTAACGCCATCATGGGCAACGAAGAGATGTTCCTGTCCAACGGATTCCAAGCCTTCCTCTCCAAGCCCATCGACATCATGCGCCTGAACGAAGTTATCAACCACTGGGTCCGTGATAAGGACAAAGAAAAGGAACTGCGGCTTGAACAGGGTGAACCGGCAACCGCCCCTGAACCGACTGTCGGCAATACGGCAAACCCTGCAGCAAAACTACTGGCAGACAAAAATATTCCGGGCCTTGATATTGACAAGGCTATTGAACGTTTCGGCGGTGAAGAGGGGTATATTGAAACCCTCCGATCCTACGCGGTCCATACTCCCGCCTTGCTTGACACACTGCGGATTCCCGGCGCTCTGGGGGATTATGCCATCACTGTCCACGGCATTAAGGGATCCAGTTACGGCATCTGCGCCGACCCCCTGGGGAAATTGGCAGAAGAATTGGAGCTGGCCGCAAAGGCCGGTGATAAGAATTTTGTGGAAACCCATACAGAGACTTTCATACATCAGGGAGAAACGCTTATCCGGGATCTGAACGCCCTGCTTCAAGCCCTGGGCGAAGAAAACAAAAAACCCCTGAAACCAGAGCCGGACCAAAATGTGTTGGACCGTATACGGGAGGCGGCGGAAAATTACAATATCGGAGCATTGGATAATGCACTGGAAGAATTAGAACAGTATTCCTACGAATCAGATCAGGACCTTGTACCCTGGCTGCGGGAACAGAGCAACCAATCGGAATTTGAGACGATTAAGAAACGGCTGGAAAAACAGAAGGAGGATAATAATGGAAACTAA